Proteins found in one Bacillus subtilis subsp. subtilis str. 168 genomic segment:
- the ytqB gene encoding putative RNA methylase (Evidence 3: Putative function from multiple computational evidences; PubMedId: 16014871, 22333191, 24699744; Product type e: enzyme), with the protein MILKKILPYSKELLKMAAGEGDIVVDATMGNGHDTQFLAELVGENGHVYAFDIQESAVANTKERLGDMYQARTTLFHKSHDKIAESLPPETHGKVAAAVFNLGYLPGGDKSITTNGSSTIKAIEQLLSIMKDEGLIVLVVYHGHPEGKAEKNDVLEFCRDLDQQTARVLTYGFINQQNDPPFIVAIEKKAQISK; encoded by the coding sequence ATGATTTTGAAGAAAATTCTTCCTTACAGCAAAGAACTGCTGAAAATGGCCGCGGGAGAGGGAGATATTGTCGTAGATGCGACAATGGGCAACGGACATGATACACAGTTTTTAGCGGAGCTTGTCGGTGAAAACGGCCATGTATACGCATTCGACATCCAAGAATCAGCCGTGGCCAATACAAAGGAACGGCTCGGTGACATGTATCAAGCGCGAACAACGTTATTTCACAAAAGCCATGATAAAATCGCTGAATCCCTCCCGCCTGAAACACATGGCAAAGTGGCGGCCGCGGTATTTAACCTCGGCTATTTGCCGGGCGGGGACAAATCAATTACGACAAACGGCAGTTCTACGATCAAAGCCATTGAACAGCTTCTCAGCATCATGAAAGACGAAGGTCTGATTGTTCTCGTCGTCTATCATGGCCACCCGGAAGGCAAAGCTGAAAAAAACGACGTGCTCGAGTTTTGCCGGGACTTGGACCAGCAAACAGCCCGTGTATTAACATACGGGTTTATCAATCAGCAAAATGACCCGCCATTTATTGTCGCCATCGAAAAAAAAGCTCAGATCAGCAAATGA
- the tbcS gene encoding tetraprenyl-beta-curcumene synthase (Evidence 1a: Function from experimental evidences in the studied strain; PubMedId: 21627333, 24806199; Product type e: enzyme): MTVPEHPFGLMAKVYRDIFPLVHQELDIWKQKSESIHNSELKAQATASIRDKTFHCEGGGILALLSGSQKQKCVEFIIAYQTISDYLDNLCDRSTSLDPQDFRMLHASMQDALTVGAELQNYYQFREEQDDSGYLHELVKTCQRVLGSIEHYDMIKPYLLELCGYYCDLQVHKHVIEHERVPRLEKWFTQYESELPEMEWYEFSACAGSTLGIFCLVAYSFQPDFTESTAKKIRDSYFPYIQGLHILLDYLIDQEEDLLEGDLNFCSYYQSHEEMMDRLEHFIHKADEHLQGIPHENFHRLINRGLLGVYLSDDKVAGQKEMGRLAKKLIKASGKTSLFFYINGRAYRKFQKMSWMKNSKKKAQIIC; the protein is encoded by the coding sequence TTGACAGTACCGGAACATCCTTTTGGATTGATGGCAAAGGTATATCGAGATATTTTTCCGCTCGTTCATCAAGAGCTGGACATATGGAAGCAAAAATCAGAATCGATTCATAACAGTGAATTGAAAGCACAGGCAACCGCAAGTATTCGGGACAAAACGTTTCACTGTGAAGGCGGCGGCATACTGGCCTTATTGTCAGGCAGCCAAAAGCAGAAATGTGTCGAGTTTATCATCGCGTATCAAACGATTAGTGATTATTTGGACAATCTGTGTGACCGCAGCACCTCGCTGGACCCGCAGGATTTTCGGATGCTCCATGCCTCAATGCAGGACGCACTGACAGTTGGGGCGGAACTGCAAAACTATTATCAATTCAGGGAAGAACAGGATGACAGCGGATATTTGCATGAACTGGTTAAAACGTGCCAGCGTGTTCTCGGCTCCATTGAGCACTATGACATGATTAAACCTTATCTGCTTGAACTGTGCGGCTATTATTGCGATTTGCAGGTGCATAAGCACGTTATTGAGCATGAGCGTGTTCCGCGGCTTGAAAAGTGGTTTACTCAATATGAATCAGAGCTGCCTGAGATGGAATGGTATGAATTTTCAGCCTGTGCAGGCTCAACGTTAGGCATTTTCTGTCTGGTTGCGTATTCGTTCCAGCCTGATTTCACAGAAAGCACCGCTAAAAAAATCCGAGACAGTTATTTTCCTTACATACAGGGTCTTCATATTCTTCTTGATTATTTGATTGATCAAGAGGAGGACTTGCTGGAAGGAGACTTGAATTTCTGCTCGTATTATCAGTCTCATGAAGAGATGATGGACCGGCTTGAACACTTTATCCATAAAGCCGACGAGCATTTACAAGGCATTCCGCATGAAAACTTCCATCGTTTAATCAATCGCGGCTTGCTTGGCGTTTATTTGTCAGATGATAAAGTGGCAGGCCAAAAGGAAATGGGCCGGCTCGCAAAGAAGCTGATCAAAGCCAGCGGAAAAACCTCCCTTTTCTTTTATATCAACGGCAGAGCCTACCGGAAATTTCAAAAAATGTCCTGGATGAAAAATTCAAAGAAAAAAGCTCAAATCATTTGCTGA
- the ytpA gene encoding phospholipase component of bacilysocin synthesis or export (Evidence 1a: Function from experimental evidences in the studied strain; PubMedId: 11796336; Product type e: enzyme), which produces MWTWKADRPVAVIVIIHGASEYHGRYKWLIEMWRSSGYHVVMGDLPGQGTTTRARGHIRSFQEYIDEVDAWIDKARTFDLPVFLLGHSMGGLVAIEWVKQQRNPRITGIILSSPCLGLQIKVNKALDLASKGLNVIAPSLKVDSGLSIDMATRNEDVIEADQNDSLYVRKVSVRWYRELLKTIESAMVPTEAFLKVPLLVMQAGDDKLVDKTMVIKWFNGVASHNKAYREWEGLYHEIFNEPEREDVFKAARAFTDQYI; this is translated from the coding sequence ATGTGGACCTGGAAAGCAGACAGACCTGTTGCCGTGATTGTAATCATTCACGGGGCAAGTGAATATCACGGACGATATAAATGGCTGATTGAAATGTGGCGGTCTTCGGGTTATCACGTTGTCATGGGCGATTTGCCTGGACAGGGAACAACGACAAGAGCGAGAGGGCATATTCGCTCGTTTCAAGAATACATTGATGAAGTAGATGCTTGGATAGATAAAGCGCGAACCTTTGATCTTCCGGTTTTTCTTCTAGGTCACAGCATGGGCGGTCTGGTCGCGATTGAATGGGTTAAACAGCAAAGAAATCCCCGGATTACGGGAATTATTTTATCATCACCGTGTCTCGGACTGCAAATTAAAGTGAATAAAGCGCTTGATCTTGCATCAAAAGGCCTGAATGTCATCGCTCCGTCACTTAAGGTTGATTCGGGATTATCAATTGATATGGCGACGCGCAATGAGGACGTCATCGAAGCTGACCAAAATGATTCGTTATACGTCAGGAAAGTTTCTGTCAGATGGTACAGAGAGCTTTTAAAGACAATTGAATCGGCAATGGTGCCGACAGAGGCATTTTTGAAAGTTCCGCTTCTTGTGATGCAAGCCGGTGATGACAAGCTTGTTGACAAAACGATGGTCATCAAGTGGTTTAATGGTGTTGCTTCTCATAATAAAGCATACAGAGAGTGGGAAGGGCTTTACCATGAGATCTTCAATGAACCCGAGAGAGAAGATGTTTTTAAAGCAGCAAGAGCGTTTACTGATCAATATATTTGA
- the ytoA gene encoding putative enzyme of the carbonic anhydrase family (Evidence 3: Putative function from multiple computational evidences; PubMedId: 22868757; Product type e: enzyme): MIYPYKEHKPDIHPTAFIADNATITGDVVIGEQSSIWFSVVIRGDVAPTRIGNRVNIQDLSCLHQSPNKTLLIEDDATIGHQVTLHSAVIRKNALIGMGSIILDGAEIGEGAFIGAGSLVPPGKIIPPGHLAFGRPAKVIRPLTEEDRKDMQRIRSEYVEKGQYYKFLQQT, translated from the coding sequence ATGATCTACCCTTATAAGGAACACAAGCCAGATATCCACCCAACAGCCTTTATAGCTGATAATGCAACAATTACCGGTGATGTCGTGATCGGAGAACAGTCCAGCATTTGGTTTTCTGTTGTCATAAGGGGAGATGTTGCGCCGACCAGAATCGGAAACAGAGTCAATATCCAAGATTTAAGCTGCCTCCATCAAAGCCCGAACAAGACGCTACTCATTGAAGATGACGCCACGATAGGCCATCAGGTTACACTTCATAGCGCTGTTATCCGCAAGAACGCCTTAATCGGGATGGGCTCAATCATTTTAGACGGAGCCGAAATTGGCGAAGGCGCTTTTATTGGTGCCGGCAGTCTTGTCCCGCCCGGAAAAATCATTCCGCCTGGCCATCTCGCCTTTGGCCGCCCTGCAAAAGTCATCCGCCCTTTGACGGAAGAAGACCGAAAAGATATGCAAAGAATACGGTCAGAATATGTAGAAAAGGGCCAATATTATAAATTTCTTCAACAAACATAA
- the ytnA gene encoding putative amino acid permease (Evidence 3: Putative function from multiple computational evidences; PubMedId: 15849754, 16850406, 22720735; Product type t: transporter) encodes MQKQKQELHRGLEERHISLMSLGAAIGVGLFLGSASAIQLAGPGILVAYAASGLVMFFIMRALGEMAIQKPVAGSFSRYARDYLGPLAGYLTGWNYWFLWVVTCMAEITAVGIYMGFWFPDVPNWIWALSALVIMTGVNFLAVKAYGELEFWFALIKIVAILSMIAVGLLMIIAGVGNGGIATGISNLWNNGGFFPHGLKGVLLSLQMVMFAYLGIEMIGVTAGEVKNPQKSLAKAIDTVFWRILIFYVGALFVIMSIYPWQEIGSQGSPFVLTFQKVGIPSAAGIINFVVLTAALSSCNSGIFSTGRMLFNLAEQKEAPQAYGQLTKGGIPGKAVLASAGALLVGVLLNYVVPAKVFTWVTSIATFGAIWTWAIILLSQIKYRKSLKPEEKKQLKYKMPLFPFTSYVSLAFLAFVVILMAYSPDTRVAVIIGPIWFLILLAVYYGKGFHKKNAAAASERNIS; translated from the coding sequence ATGCAAAAACAAAAACAAGAGCTGCACCGCGGACTCGAAGAAAGGCATATTTCTTTAATGTCTTTAGGAGCTGCTATAGGAGTAGGGTTGTTCCTCGGCTCCGCATCAGCTATTCAATTAGCAGGGCCTGGTATTTTGGTAGCGTATGCCGCAAGCGGCCTGGTCATGTTTTTTATTATGAGAGCGCTTGGGGAAATGGCCATTCAAAAACCGGTCGCAGGCTCCTTCAGCAGGTATGCGCGTGATTATTTGGGACCGCTTGCAGGCTATTTAACAGGTTGGAACTACTGGTTTTTATGGGTTGTCACCTGTATGGCCGAAATCACTGCTGTCGGCATCTATATGGGGTTCTGGTTTCCGGACGTGCCAAACTGGATTTGGGCGTTATCGGCACTGGTCATTATGACGGGTGTTAATTTCCTGGCTGTCAAAGCTTACGGCGAGCTGGAATTTTGGTTCGCATTGATTAAAATTGTTGCAATCTTATCCATGATTGCTGTCGGTTTATTGATGATTATTGCAGGAGTCGGCAATGGGGGCATTGCAACCGGAATCAGCAATTTGTGGAACAACGGAGGATTTTTCCCTCATGGATTAAAAGGGGTTTTATTGTCTCTTCAAATGGTCATGTTCGCCTATTTAGGGATTGAAATGATCGGGGTGACGGCTGGCGAAGTAAAAAACCCGCAAAAATCGTTAGCCAAAGCAATCGATACAGTATTTTGGCGGATTTTGATTTTTTATGTAGGCGCTTTATTTGTCATTATGTCTATTTATCCGTGGCAGGAAATTGGCTCTCAAGGAAGTCCATTTGTTCTCACATTTCAAAAAGTGGGCATTCCATCGGCCGCAGGTATCATTAACTTTGTCGTGTTGACAGCCGCGCTGTCTTCATGCAACAGTGGTATTTTCAGCACAGGGCGGATGCTGTTTAACTTGGCGGAACAGAAAGAGGCGCCACAAGCATATGGTCAGCTGACGAAAGGCGGCATCCCGGGTAAAGCTGTTCTGGCTTCAGCGGGCGCTTTATTAGTCGGAGTGCTGTTAAACTATGTTGTCCCTGCGAAGGTATTTACTTGGGTTACAAGTATTGCGACGTTCGGAGCGATTTGGACGTGGGCAATCATTTTGCTTTCTCAAATAAAATACAGGAAAAGTTTGAAGCCGGAAGAAAAGAAACAATTAAAGTACAAAATGCCTTTATTTCCGTTTACGTCTTATGTGTCATTGGCATTTCTAGCATTCGTCGTCATTCTTATGGCTTACAGCCCTGATACAAGAGTAGCCGTGATTATCGGGCCGATATGGTTTCTCATCTTGCTGGCTGTGTACTATGGAAAAGGGTTTCATAAAAAAAATGCGGCTGCTGCCAGCGAACGAAATATCAGCTGA
- the asnB gene encoding meso-diaminopimelic acid amidotransferase (asparagine synthetase) (Evidence 1a: Function from experimental evidences in the studied strain; PubMedId: 10498721, 21949063, 28317238; Product type e: enzyme), producing MCGFVGVFNKHPLAQTADQEELIKQMNQMIVHRGPDSDGYFHDEHVGFGFRRLSIIDVENGGQPLSYEDETYWIIFNGEIYNYIELREELEAKGYTFNTDSDTEVLLATYRHYKEEAASKLRGMFAFLIWNKNDHVLYGARDPFGIKPLYYTTINDQVYFASERKSLMVAQNDIEIDKEALQQYMSFQFVPEPSTLDAHVKKVEPGSQFTIRPDGDITFKTYFKANFKPVQTEEDKLVKEVRDAIYDSVNVHMRSDVPVGSFLSGGIDSSFIVSVAKEFHPSLKTFSVGFEQQGFSEVDVAKETAAALGIENISKVISPEEYMNELPKIVWHFDDPLADPAAIPLYFVAKEAKKHVTVALSGEGADELFGGYNIYREPLSLKPFERIPSGLKKMLLHVAAVMPEGMRGKSLLERGCTPLQDRYIGNAKIFEESVKKQLLKHYNPNLSYRDVTKTYFTESSSYSDINKMQYVDIHTWMRGDILLKADKMTMANSLELRVPFLDKVVFDVASKIPDELKTKNGTTKYLLRKAAEGIVPEHVLNRKKLGFPVPIRHWLKNEMNEWVRNIIQESQTDAYIHKDYVLQLLEDHCADKADNSRKIWTVLIFMIWHSINIEKRYMPEELSHQPKEVIFV from the coding sequence ATGTGTGGATTTGTCGGGGTTTTTAACAAGCATCCGTTAGCTCAAACCGCTGATCAAGAAGAACTAATCAAACAAATGAACCAAATGATCGTTCACCGCGGTCCTGACAGTGATGGATATTTCCATGATGAGCACGTCGGCTTCGGATTCAGACGGCTCAGCATTATTGATGTAGAAAATGGTGGACAGCCTTTATCATATGAAGATGAAACATATTGGATTATCTTTAACGGAGAAATCTATAACTATATCGAACTGAGAGAAGAACTTGAAGCAAAGGGGTACACATTCAACACGGATTCGGACACAGAGGTTCTTCTTGCGACTTACCGTCACTATAAAGAAGAAGCGGCGTCCAAACTGCGCGGTATGTTTGCCTTTCTGATTTGGAATAAAAACGATCATGTGCTTTATGGGGCAAGAGATCCATTCGGCATTAAACCGTTGTACTACACAACGATCAATGATCAGGTTTATTTTGCCTCAGAGAGAAAAAGTTTAATGGTTGCTCAGAATGATATTGAAATAGATAAAGAGGCATTGCAGCAGTACATGTCTTTCCAATTTGTTCCTGAACCAAGCACGCTTGATGCCCATGTGAAAAAAGTAGAGCCGGGTTCACAATTCACAATCCGCCCGGACGGCGATATCACATTCAAAACGTATTTCAAAGCGAACTTCAAGCCGGTTCAGACTGAAGAAGACAAGCTTGTGAAAGAAGTCCGAGACGCGATCTATGACTCTGTAAACGTTCATATGAGAAGTGACGTTCCTGTCGGTTCGTTCCTGTCTGGCGGGATTGATTCTTCCTTTATTGTGTCTGTTGCGAAGGAATTTCATCCAAGCTTAAAAACATTCTCTGTCGGCTTTGAACAGCAGGGCTTCAGTGAGGTTGATGTAGCGAAAGAAACGGCAGCGGCGCTGGGCATTGAAAATATCAGCAAAGTCATTTCGCCTGAGGAATACATGAATGAGCTTCCGAAGATCGTATGGCATTTTGATGACCCGCTTGCTGATCCGGCAGCGATTCCGTTGTACTTTGTTGCAAAAGAAGCAAAAAAACATGTTACGGTTGCTTTATCAGGTGAAGGAGCGGATGAGCTCTTCGGCGGATATAACATTTACCGTGAACCGCTTTCGCTTAAACCGTTTGAACGGATTCCGTCCGGCTTGAAAAAGATGCTTCTGCACGTTGCTGCCGTTATGCCTGAAGGTATGAGAGGGAAGAGCCTGCTTGAGCGCGGCTGCACTCCGCTTCAGGATCGTTATATCGGTAACGCGAAAATCTTTGAAGAGTCTGTCAAAAAGCAGCTGTTGAAGCATTATAATCCGAACCTTTCATATCGCGATGTGACGAAGACTTACTTTACAGAAAGCAGCTCGTACAGCGATATCAACAAAATGCAGTATGTCGATATCCACACTTGGATGCGCGGCGACATTTTGTTAAAGGCGGATAAAATGACGATGGCGAATTCTTTGGAACTGCGTGTGCCGTTCTTGGATAAAGTCGTATTCGACGTCGCTTCAAAAATTCCTGATGAGCTGAAAACGAAGAACGGCACGACGAAGTATCTTCTTCGCAAAGCCGCTGAAGGAATTGTGCCTGAGCACGTATTAAACCGCAAAAAGCTTGGTTTCCCTGTACCGATCCGTCATTGGCTGAAAAACGAAATGAACGAATGGGTGCGGAATATTATTCAAGAAAGCCAAACGGATGCTTATATCCATAAGGATTATGTCCTTCAGCTTCTTGAAGACCATTGTGCGGACAAGGCTGATAACAGCCGTAAAATTTGGACTGTGCTAATCTTTATGATCTGGCACAGCATCAATATTGAAAAACGGTATATGCCTGAAGAGCTGAGCCATCAGCCTAAAGAAGTCATCTTTGTGTAA
- the metK gene encoding S-adenosylmethionine synthetase (Evidence 1a: Function from experimental evidences in the studied strain; PubMedId: 8755891, 10094622, 12910260, 16672621, 18634909; Product type e: enzyme) translates to MSKNRRLFTSESVTEGHPDKICDQISDSILDEILKKDPNARVACETSVTTGLVLVSGEITTSTYVDIPKTVRQTIKEIGYTRAKYGFDAETCAVLTSIDEQSADIAMGVDQALEAREGTMSDEEIEAIGAGDQGLMFGYACNETKELMPLPISLAHKLARRLSEVRKEDILPYLRPDGKTQVTVEYDENNKPVRIDAIVISTQHHPEITLEQIQRNIKEHVINPVVPEELIDEETKYFINPTGRFVIGGPQGDAGLTGRKIIVDTYGGYARHGGGAFSGKDATKVDRSAAYAARYVAKNIVAAELADSCEVQLAYAIGVAQPVSISINTFGSGKASEEKLIEVVRNNFDLRPAGIIKMLDLRRPIYKQTAAYGHFGRHDVDLPWERTDKAEQLRKEALGE, encoded by the coding sequence ATGAGTAAAAATCGTCGTTTATTTACATCAGAATCTGTTACGGAGGGGCATCCGGATAAAATCTGTGACCAGATTTCTGACAGCATTTTAGATGAAATTTTAAAGAAAGACCCTAACGCGCGTGTTGCTTGTGAAACATCTGTGACAACAGGTTTGGTTCTTGTAAGCGGAGAGATCACAACTTCTACGTATGTTGACATTCCGAAAACGGTTCGCCAAACCATTAAAGAAATCGGATACACACGTGCAAAATACGGATTTGATGCGGAAACTTGTGCGGTTTTAACATCAATTGATGAGCAGTCTGCTGATATCGCGATGGGCGTAGACCAAGCGCTTGAAGCCCGTGAAGGCACAATGAGCGACGAAGAAATTGAAGCGATTGGTGCGGGTGACCAAGGATTAATGTTCGGTTATGCGTGCAACGAAACGAAAGAGCTTATGCCTCTTCCAATTTCACTTGCCCATAAATTAGCCCGCCGCCTAAGTGAAGTCCGTAAAGAAGATATTCTTCCGTACCTTCGCCCTGACGGCAAAACACAGGTAACGGTTGAGTACGATGAAAATAACAAACCAGTCCGCATTGACGCGATTGTTATTTCAACTCAGCATCACCCTGAAATTACACTTGAGCAAATTCAGCGCAACATTAAAGAACATGTAATCAATCCGGTTGTTCCTGAAGAGCTGATTGATGAAGAAACAAAATATTTCATCAACCCTACAGGACGTTTCGTAATCGGAGGCCCTCAAGGGGATGCGGGACTTACAGGACGCAAAATCATCGTTGATACGTACGGCGGCTATGCACGCCACGGCGGAGGCGCGTTCTCAGGTAAGGACGCGACGAAGGTAGACCGTTCTGCAGCTTATGCGGCAAGATACGTTGCGAAAAACATCGTTGCGGCTGAGCTTGCTGATTCTTGCGAAGTACAGCTTGCTTACGCGATCGGTGTTGCACAGCCTGTGTCAATCTCAATCAACACATTCGGTTCAGGAAAAGCTTCTGAGGAAAAACTGATTGAAGTTGTTCGCAATAACTTTGATTTACGACCTGCCGGCATTATCAAAATGCTTGATTTGCGCCGTCCGATCTATAAACAAACTGCTGCGTACGGCCACTTTGGACGTCACGATGTTGACCTTCCATGGGAGCGCACAGACAAAGCGGAGCAGCTGCGTAAAGAAGCGTTAGGAGAATAA
- the pckA gene encoding phosphoenolpyruvate carboxykinase (Evidence 2a: Function from experimental evidences in other organisms; PubMedId: 1400158, 4146915, 15491857, 15720552, 18586936, 20933603, 23136871; Product type e: enzyme) has translation MNSVDLTADLQALLTCPNVRHNLSAAQLTEKVLSRNEGILTSTGAVRATTGAYTGRSPKDKFIVEEESTKNKIDWGPVNQPISEEAFERLYTKVVSYLKERDELFVFEGFAGADEKYRLPITVVNEFAWHNLFARQLFIRPEGNDKKTVEQPFTILSAPHFKADPKTDGTHSETFIIVSFEKRTILIGGTEYAGEMKKSIFSIMNFLLPERDILSMHCSANVGEKGDVALFFGLSGTGKTTLSADADRKLIGDDEHGWSDTGVFNIEGGCYAKCIHLSEEKEPQIFNAIRFGSVLENVVVDEDTREANYDDSFYTENTRAAYPIHMINNIVTPSMAGHPSAIVFLTADAFGVLPPISKLTKEQAMYHFLSGYTSKLAGTERGVTSPETTFSTCFGSPFLPLPAHVYAEMLGKKIDEHGADVFLVNTGWTGGGYGTGERMKLSYTRAMVKAAIEGKLEDAEMITDDIFGLHIPAHVPGVPDHILQPENTWTNKEEYKEKAVYLANEFKENFKKFAHTDAIAQAGGPLV, from the coding sequence ATGAACTCAGTTGATTTGACCGCTGATTTACAAGCCTTATTAACATGTCCAAATGTGCGTCATAATTTATCAGCAGCACAGCTAACAGAAAAAGTCCTCTCCCGAAACGAAGGCATTTTAACATCCACAGGTGCTGTTCGCGCGACAACAGGCGCTTACACAGGACGCTCACCTAAAGATAAATTCATCGTGGAGGAAGAAAGCACGAAAAATAAGATCGATTGGGGCCCGGTGAATCAGCCGATTTCAGAAGAAGCGTTTGAGCGGCTGTACACGAAAGTTGTCAGCTATTTAAAGGAGCGAGATGAACTGTTTGTTTTCGAAGGATTTGCCGGAGCAGACGAGAAATACAGGCTGCCGATCACTGTCGTAAATGAGTTCGCATGGCACAATTTATTTGCGCGGCAGCTGTTTATCCGTCCGGAAGGAAATGATAAGAAAACAGTTGAGCAGCCGTTCACCATTCTTTCTGCTCCGCATTTCAAAGCGGATCCAAAAACAGACGGCACTCATTCCGAAACGTTTATTATTGTCTCTTTCGAAAAGCGGACAATTTTAATCGGCGGAACTGAGTATGCCGGTGAAATGAAGAAGTCCATTTTCTCCATTATGAATTTCCTGCTGCCTGAAAGAGATATTTTATCTATGCACTGCTCCGCCAATGTCGGTGAAAAAGGCGATGTCGCCCTTTTCTTCGGACTGTCAGGAACAGGAAAGACCACCCTGTCGGCAGATGCTGACCGCAAGCTGATCGGTGACGATGAACATGGCTGGTCTGATACAGGCGTCTTTAATATTGAAGGCGGATGCTACGCTAAGTGTATTCATTTAAGCGAGGAAAAGGAGCCGCAAATCTTTAACGCGATCCGCTTCGGGTCTGTTCTCGAAAATGTCGTTGTGGATGAAGATACACGCGAAGCCAATTATGATGATTCCTTCTATACTGAAAACACGCGGGCAGCTTACCCGATTCATATGATTAATAACATCGTGACTCCAAGCATGGCCGGCCATCCGTCAGCCATTGTATTTTTGACGGCTGATGCCTTCGGAGTCCTGCCGCCGATCAGCAAACTAACGAAGGAGCAGGCGATGTACCATTTTTTGAGCGGTTACACGAGTAAGCTTGCCGGAACCGAACGTGGTGTCACGTCTCCTGAAACGACGTTTTCTACATGCTTCGGCTCACCGTTCCTGCCGCTTCCTGCTCACGTCTATGCTGAAATGCTCGGCAAAAAGATCGATGAACACGGCGCAGACGTTTTCTTAGTCAATACCGGATGGACCGGGGGCGGCTACGGCACAGGCGAACGAATGAAGCTTTCTTACACTAGAGCAATGGTCAAAGCAGCGATTGAAGGCAAATTAGAGGATGCTGAAATGATAACTGACGATATTTTCGGCCTGCACATTCCGGCCCATGTTCCTGGCGTTCCTGATCATATCCTTCAGCCTGAAAACACGTGGACCAACAAGGAAGAATACAAAGAAAAAGCAGTCTACCTTGCAAATGAATTCAAAGAGAACTTTAAAAAGTTCGCACATACCGATGCCATCGCCCAGGCAGGCGGCCCTCTCGTATAA
- the ytmB gene encoding hypothetical protein (Evidence 4: Unknown function but conserved in other organisms) produces MGMPVEFNTLIVTKGKEVRIDENIFTLEKDGYRVYPMEIPMDVRKTKFGEKSGTAEVQKLQWEEGRTIITYKLTSLHSVN; encoded by the coding sequence TTGGGAATGCCTGTTGAATTTAATACACTGATTGTGACAAAAGGAAAAGAAGTTCGCATAGATGAAAATATATTCACGTTAGAGAAGGACGGATACCGAGTATATCCGATGGAGATTCCAATGGATGTACGCAAAACAAAGTTTGGCGAAAAGTCAGGCACAGCTGAAGTGCAGAAGCTTCAATGGGAAGAAGGCCGGACCATCATTACATACAAGCTGACTTCTTTGCATTCCGTCAATTAA